From the genome of Salmo salar chromosome ssa29, Ssal_v3.1, whole genome shotgun sequence:
gaaggacaaccatttctgcagcactcctccaatcaggcctttctggtagagtggccagacggaagccattcctctgtaaaaggcacatgacagttcgcttggagtttgtcaaaaggcacctaaacactctcagaccatgagaaacaagattctctggtctgatgaaaccaagattgaatttttttgcctgaatgccaaacgtcacgtctggaagaaacctggcaccatccctgtggtgaagcatggtggcggcagcatcatgctgtggggatttttttcagcagcagggactgggagactagtcaggattgggggaaggatgaacagagcaaagtacagaaagatccttgatgaaaacctcctctagagcacttaggacctcagactggggcgaagtttccccttccaacaaccctaagcacacagccaagacaacgcaggagtggcttcgggacaagtctctgaatgtccttgagtggcccagtcagagcccggatttgaacccgatctaacatctctggagagacctgaaaatagctctgcagcgacgcttcccatccaacctgaaagagcctgtgaggatctgcagagaagaatgggagaaagtccccaaatacaggtgtgccagcatcatacccaagaataatCAAGGCTGTAAATGCTAtcaaagctgcttcaacaaagtactgagtaaggaatctgaatacttatgtaaatgtggtatttcagttttttttatagatttgccaaaaaatccagaaacttgtttttgctttgtcattatggggtattgtctgtagattgatgaggagataAACAATTTAATATTTTTAGCATAAGGCTgaagcgtaacaaaatgtggaaaaagtaaattgTTCTAaacatactttccgaatgcactgtattataaAAGCCTTTTTTAGTTATCCAGTCTGCATCActtccggccgtgattgggagtcccatagggcggcgcacaattgacccagcatcgTCCAGCTTTGACCCTGggtaggccctcattgtaaataagaatttgttcttaactgacttgcctagttaaatttaaaaaatacgTTTAACAAAACTAGTTAAAATGCTCAAGTAATAATTTCTATTTGAATGAACATATGAGACAAGCTGAGCAAACACATCATTTTAAGTTGACTGAATTTTTGCCTGAATTTTCTCAGGTAACACTTTGACCAAAAAATTGTGAAAACTAAAAAAAGCAGTTGAACCAGCTACTTAATAATAGTTAGTTGAAACAACTTGATTTTTATTTACAGTGATAGAAGGAATCCAAACAGAAAatccagaagagagagaaagagatgcagGAGCTGAGACAGGCTGTGAAGCCACTTAAGGTGAGTGTTGACCATTTAAATGTAGTCACTTAGCagttaaatataaataaatcCCACTCACATGATGTTACCTTGCGCAGAGGGAAAATTGTATATGCTggattttttcttttttctcaaATGTAGATTTTTGGGGCAGTAACTCTCAGCGACACAAACGAGATACGCTTGGTAGTGTGCGTGTTAACTCTTCTATTCACTTAGCAGTTAGCCCTCTCTAAAGTGACTTACTCCTCCTAAACTAAACTGCAGTAAAACTGAAGCCAGTGCTGAGCCATGTTCCAGGGTTCTGGTGAGAGCTGAATGGACTGGTTGAAATGGACCCCTCCTCGGTTTCCTAACAGCGCTCTGCACAAGCAGCAGTGGGAGACAGTTGAGAGGATGTTTACTGAGCTGATCTCAtctatttattttaactaggcaagtcagttaagaacaaattcttattttcaatgacagcctaggaacagtgggttaactgccttgttcaggggcagaacgacagatttttattttgtcagctcagggattcaattttgcaacctttcagttactcgtCCAACGGtctaaccgccaggctacctgccaccttgaGAGAAGGtactctgaggtgaaggagctgatcagcgCCCAGGGGAAGTGAGTCGGGCTGAAGGACTGTTGAAGCAACTGGACCAGGAGATGGCtgagctgaagaggagagacgccaagctggagcagctctcaaacACAGAAGACAACATCCAATTCCTCCAGGTGACATCAATGGTTCTCTGTCCACAGCATCAGGTGTTACTGCTGAAAGTGAAATGTTTGTATTTCTCATCTTTTCTCTGTTTTTCTGATCTGTCTCTGTAGAGTTTCCAGTCTTTCTATGTCCCTCTGTTACCCAGCATCACTGTCAACCAACACGTCTTCTTTGAGGATGTAAAGAAATCAGTCTCTGAGCTGAAAAGTCAAGTTAAAAACATCTGCTCTGGGAGTATTGCCAAGATCTCTGTAAACGGTAGGTAAATTATATCTGGTCATTGATATAACTAAACCAATTACCTAAACCTCTTTCAACTATTGAGCCCCTTGATTTACTGTAATGTTTTGAAACTGTGATATTTGATTTCCTGTGTTTCCATAGTGACAAAAGTCCACATTGTTCGACCTTCTGAGCCCCGTTGTCTTCCATCATTTGACACAACTCAGTCTAGACAGTCAGTTGGAGGACTAGCATCACATTGGAATGACTCCACCTGTCAGAAGACGAGGCCTGAACCCAAGACCAGAGAGGAGTTCTTAGAATGTGAGGAAAGCACATACTGTACAATGAACTTTAAtatactacacacacaaacacctggaTGCACACatacatttcacctgttgtttttTCTTCATCctcagattcctgtcagctcacattGGATCCCAACACAGCACATAAAATGCTGTGTCTGTCTAAGGGGAACAGAAAGGTTACACAGAGTAACAACAACCAGCtttatcctgaccatccagacagatttacCAATGGCTGCCAGgtgttgtgtagagagggtctgtctggagcCTGCTACTGGGAGGTAGAATGGACCGGGGTGGAGGTTTATATAGCTGTCTCATATAAAGGGATCAACAGGAGAGCCTGGGATTGGTTTGGAAGCAGTAATCAGGCCTGGTGTTTGGAATGTGGTGCCTCTCGCGGCACATTCTACCACAATGGTAAACTGACTGCCATATGTGTCCCCCTTTCcaccagagtaggagtgtacctggaccACAGGGCAGAAACTCTGTctttctacagtgtctctgacacaatgaccctcctccacagagtccagaccccTTTCACTgaacccctctatcctgggttctTTGTCGGTAGATCTGTGAAAATAATGACATCAACACAGTGATTAAGGCCAGGATTCAATCTGAGCACTCTAGTCAACAATGCAGCTTCTGGGTCAATCATTATAGTAAAGTATTTCCATTGATAGGTCAATTCCCTTCCCATGATTTAACTGTAGTCACATAGTGTTACCTCACTGTGATTCAGTTATGGTTTTATTGATCATGGATGGATCGACAGATTAGAATCATATTGTATTTCGGTAAAATTAATATTTTCACAATGATGTATTTAAACAAGCAGCAATGACTCTGAGCTGTTTAGTTCAGTTCAGATTTGTTTTCATCGTTTAGTCCACCAGGTGGCAAACTATGCATAGTTTACGAGACAATCGTAATGTAGGCAGAGCACTGCAGTTACAATGTCTTTGAAGTGCAGAGCTAGGATTTAAACCTAATCCCAATCTCATCTCTCAtcaatttaaaggtaatgataTAAATTAGGATGATCATTTAGACATGTATACAACATTCAGAGTAGTGCTGCTATGAATTGACGACAATTAGATACAGTAGTTACCATTCTgcctgatttttattttttttaagataCGTGGTTTAAACTATGATTAGGAATTATAGGCCTAAATGATCATTTGAAATTGATCGCTAGGATTTCAATTACACTTGGTCTTCAACGTATTACTACTGACATTGTGTTTTCAGATGTATGTTTAGAAGTGACCGATATCCAGTCATCAATGTTATGAAATGTCTCTCCAATCTACAGATGGCTGAAAACTGCAAAGATGGCTGCGGCCTGATATGCCGGGAATTGCAGACACGCACTCAAACGTTATGAGTTAAAACTATATACAAAATTAATCTGTGTTTACAAAAGCTCAATTCCATGGCTTGTTCTCTTGGTCTCCTATATGAAGAATTCACATTCATGAAATAATCAAACCAGTGGTGAAAAACAGACTAAAATAAATGCACTTCATTATGATGATATGATTGTATCTGCAGTGAAATAATGAGTGAAAAGGAAATACAATCCATAATCATGATTTTTTCTGAATACTTGTACACCACATTACCTAACGTGACTACAAAGGACACAGAGGAGCACGCAAACCATGTAAATCAACCCATCAACCCCTTCCATCATCCCGACCGTGGACTTGGGACAAGACTGCCATTGTCTCAGAACCCAGCCACCGTCCACCCCCATTCCCACTCCAAGCTCCCTGCACACTTCGAGGAGACTGTTGGTGACCTAAAAGTAAATGCCAGTGAAGAGAAGGCTTGGGCCCATTGTTTCAAGAAGTCGCATACATCACTATTGTAAAGGCGCCCCCCCAATGATTCATGTAATTGCGTTCATGTTCTCAAGTAGGACAGGGGTTCTCATCCAGCCACATGCACACAATATCTTTGTTGTCTCATATTACATACAGTATTCTGCAACAGGACTATGTTCGGTTTCTATAAGGCTTTCTAAGTCGCCATCCACTACTACATGATTGGagtcccacacacacatcacattcacgtgtgcacacacacatgcacgcacatgcacatgcacacacgcatgcacacacaaactcacacacaaatgcacacacacacaccatctcaatAGACTGTGTAGTAGGGTGATGAATGTGCGTGGTGCAAGACTCTAAAAATGATGTTTGAGGGATTCTCTTTCATGCAAGGAGCTATAGCCCAAACCAAGAGCTCCTGAACATggacccctaggagaggtgtcagtggtGGGGGGCTATAGTTAGATATGGGTCAGTGAACTGGAGACAGGGATTTTTATAATATCCAATTCTCATTGGTTCCAATAGTGTCCAATTCTCATACCTTTGTAACCCACATATTGATATTACGTTTAAAAATATAAGAGTTGTGGTGGTATACCTTTAATGTAGCATATTTACCATACATTTTGATGTCTATTTGATCCATACATTTTGAGGTTTATAATGTATTGTCTTTGTTAAGGCATCACTTTACTTTATGAAGACATTAGGCTTATCCTGTAACTACACTTTCACTACTTATTCCACTTTGTAGGCTGGCTACTCTGTTATAACATCTGTCAAGTGTTAACGTGTACAACGCAAACAGATGACGTTCATATAATTATATGGCCATATTCACTGCACATAATGACAAGAAAAGATTGAATGGGAGTGACGTAGCTTGACGGAAGTAGCCTACCTCCCCAAGAGGGAGTGAGTGGCTCGCCTATGTGGGAGTAAACGAGAGAAAGCAGAGTTTGCAGACTACCCTTGGATAGGAAGACCCTACTGGAACTGACTGCATGACCGAGCGTCGCTGAAATCGTCTGCAGAGAAGCCACAAAGTAACCTGCGCTGTTCTATTCTTAGAAATCTTCTTCCTTGTGCTTATGTTAGTGTTTTTTGTGTAAGCTATTTCTCTGTGAAATAAGAGTAGTCTTTCAAGAGCTGCCTTGCAAATGATTTCTCTTCCGTCTTTCTGGAACTGTGTAGTAAATGTCAGAGTATTGAACCCCAAAACGGATAACTGTAACTTAATCAACAACTTCGTTTTTCCAGATAAATACACAATATCGATTGACGCAAGCGATTGAAACTCTCAGACGCTCATGTTGAAGTGAGGATCAGCTCAAAGGATATCCAAAACTTATTACTGTTCGGTCTTGTTCCAATGGATTCCTGAAAAGGGGCGTACCATAAGCAAGGAGAACCAGACATTGCGCGCCGATCATGCTACAACATGGACGCATTATACTGTAAAGTTGACTTGCTACTGGAACTCGAAATGCATGTGATAGAATAAGAATAGCATTATTTATTTGATCTGATTAGATATGTGTATGTgcatgatttaatcaatttgttCAAGAAAACCGTATTTCCACTTTATTTTATTAGAGGCTATATGCCATTCGGATATACTGTTTGATTTAATGTATATTTTTTTGCAGGGCTGGAACAAGTGTTGCTATGCAGGTAATGCGCTGTAGCAATATGTTAGAGATGCAATTTATCGTCTGATACCATATCTAATTTTAGGGGATATCTTGTAGGTCGTCTCAGCCAaccattggaaatgtgttttgcgTAAACAGCTTGCTGGGTATTAGGCTATAGCACCATGATGGCGAACGATAATCCTTATAACAGTCGCTTTATTGTTGAAAAATACATCCATCACAAACTGTTGAAGAAGGGATTTGTATGGGAATTTAATCCAGAAAATGATTCCCCAAATAATGGCTTTGGGGAGCCCTCTCCCCCTAACTCCCCTGAAGTTTTTGCACGGAGGTCCCAGCCCTCCGCTGAAGGCGTGGACACTGACTCTCCGCTCCCAAACAGGATCCCGCAACCGGACCGACATGCCCGGCTCCATAGGGTGCTGCGCGAGGCGGGGGACGAGATTGAAATAATGTATCAGCGGGACTTTGCAGAGATGTCGGGGCAGTTGCATTTTACGCCCAGTACAGCACAGAGAAGGTTTACTGCTGTAATAGAGGAGCTCTTCCGCGACGGTGTAAACTGGGGTCGGATTGTGGCTTTCTTTGAGTTTGGAGGGACAATGTGCGTGGAGAGCGTCAACCGGGAGATGACGACCCAGGTAGACAACATTGCCCATTGGATGACAGAGTACCTGAACGGACCCCTGCAGAACTGGATCCAGGAGAATGGTGACTGGGTATGTCTGTTAATAAATCATTCCACATTTGCTCAGCCTCTATCCACCTATCACACCTTTGCATCAGTTGCAAATACAATCACTTCTCATCAGTGACAAGTGCATAAATACATCTTATGAATCCCTTCAGGTCTGCATGCACCCTACCCTACAATTTTGATTGACCAAAAATCTTTCTACTAACACATGTCCACCACCACCATTGTCTAACATTTGAGACAATATTTCAGCCAACCCTGTTATCATGACTAGGGCAGTAGCCTAGCCCTACACGGACAATGATTGATTTGTTGTCTGTTTCTGGGGTCCTTATATCTCCTGGCCAATATTTCAGTCAATCTAGGGAAACCCTACCCTTCCCATATTCTGACTGAAGGTcaagcacacacactcagaaAACCCACACTGAATTATCTTGACTGCATTCTACTCTGTCATTAGTTCGCCAGATGTTTGGAAACGCCTGACTTCCTTTCTCTCCCCCAACATCTGTGGATGGAGTGGAACTGCTACACAGTATGATGTCTCTGAGGAGAAAATTGTCATGTTTCCGCAATTCAAGTTTGAATGAATGAACACAGCGTTTCCCTATTTAGAATCCACATCAAATGGAGAGAAAAAGCCTCAGTAAATCCCGTCTGCCTGTTTTACCGCATCGCACTAGCATTGAATAATTTAAGTCTGAAATTGGATCAGGCACACCATGCTTTCATACACCCATCTTGGTGCAATAGATGTCTAGGTTGTAATAATAACAACTACACTCCTTATTTTGTTAATTCCTCTCtcatgtatttatatatttgcAACATCCTGGATGAGCAAAGGAACTGCTCAAATAGTGAAACATTGGTTACATGGACTTAACTTTTAATTTGGGGTGAAGTGAATTGAAATGTCATGATATTGGCAGGGCAATTTTACTGGCTCTTCATGTCCTCTTTACTTGACCCATCACTTGACCTGTCACCGTAGTTAGGGTGGAGTGCATGGTTTCCAAGACACAGGCAGATGTTTCCAGACAAGCAGATACTGTATTCATAGACTGCTGTATAAAGGGAGAGTGGAGGTGGTAGCTGTCTGGACTGAGTATCAACTGGAGCAGAATAAATAGCAGAGGCCAAAGGCTTCCACCACCAACTCTATGACGGCTAGGGAAATCACATTCTCATTGTATagttgtgtggtgttgtgtatAGTTGTCCCCAGAAACAAGAAGAACTGTGTGGGTATGTTTGTGTGTCTTTATAATATATTATTGCATAGCAGTGGTAATTTCTACTTGTTCCATCAGAAAACTATTAGGAAGCAATCAGCACAGGTACTtttcaaattaaatcaaagtttattgctCGCGtatacagatttgcagatgttatcgcaggtacagtgaaatgcttgtgtttctatctccaatagtgcagtaatacctagcaataaaaaataaataaaaagcagtACACAAATAATCCTGAAAAATTAAGAAATTTCAGAACGAGTgttacgtgtgctccctctccggcctctaggtcaccaggctgctcgttatgctgcacacctgtcaccatcgttacacacacctgcgcgccatcagactcacctggactccatcacttccctgattaccttccctatatatgtcactccttttggttccttccccaggcatcattgtttctgtttcttgtctgtgtgctgttagtgtttcttgttttgtattatgttccgtttattaaaacactcactccctgaacttgcttcccgactctcagcggaCATCGTTACAACGAGAAATGTCAGAGACCggaatatatactgtacagttgaagttggaagtttacatacacttaggttggagtcattaaaactcgtttttcaaccactccacaaatttcttgttaacaaactatagtttttgcaagtcgtttaggacatctactttgtgcatgacacaagtcatttttccaacaattgtttacatccagattatttcacttatagttcactgtatcacaattccaatgggtcagaagtttaagtaaaattccagaaaatgatgtcatggctttagaagcttctggtaggctaattgacataatttgagttaattggaggtgtatctgtggatgtttttcaaggcctaccttcaaactcagtgcctctttgcttgacatcatgggaaactcaaaagaaatcagcagacCTAAGGtggaaaaaatgtagacctccacaagtctggttcatccttgggagcaatttccaaacgcctgaaggtaccacgttcatctgtacaaacaatagtgcgcaagtatcaacacaatgggaccacgcagcagtcataccgctcaggaaggagacacgttctgtctcctagagattaacgtactttggtgcaaaaagtgcaaatatttcccagaacaacagcaaaagaccttgtgaagatgctggaggaaacaggtacaaaagtatctatatccacagtaaaacaagtcctatatcgacataacctgaaagtccgctcagcaaggaagaagccactgctccaaaaccgccataaaaaagccagactacggtttgcaactacacatggggagaaagattgtactttttggagaaatgtcctctggtctgatgaaacaaaaataaaactgtttggccataatgaccatcgttatgtttggaggaaaaagggggagggttgcaagccgaagaacaccatcccaaccgtgaagcacgggggtggcagcatcatgttgtgggggtgctttgctgcaggagggactggtgcacttcacaaaatagatggcatcatgaggcaggaaaattatgtggatatattgaagcaacatctcaagacatcagtcaggaatttaaagcttggtcgcaaattggtcttccaaatggacaatgaccccaagcacacttccaaagttgtggcatatatatacacaccattatatactgtccgTACTGTCTTTGCACAccattttatatatattataatggTGTGCAAAGGCAGTAcggacagtatataatggtgtgcatTATACAGTtgtagtcagaagtttacatacaccttagccaaatacatttaaactcagtttttcacaattcctgacagtatatgaatagaaaaggtgtgtacattagtagttatataggatgagccatgattGGAATACAGTTTATACACaaagagtatacaaaacattcagAACGCctccctaatattgagttgaccccctttagccctcagaacagcttcaattcgtctgggcatggactacaaggtgtcaaaagcgttccacagggatgctggcccaggttgactccaatgttttccacagttgtgtcaagttggctggatgtcctttgggtggtggaccattcttgatacagaaGGGAAACTGTTTAGCGTAAACAAAagtcagcagcgttgcagttcttgacacactcaaactggtgcgcctggcacctactaacataccctgttcaaaggcacttaaatattttgttaaaataaaatctaattttattgttcacatacacatggttagcagatgttaatgcgagagtagcgtaatgcttgtgcttctagttccgacagtgcagtaatatctaacaaataatctaatctaacaattccccaacaactagcTAATACACACAAGGGGTGAATGAGGGGGTGAATGAGAGGGGTGAATGagaaaggggtgaatgagaatatgtgtatgtgacaaataaaatttgatttgatttttgatttgatttggtgactgtttaacagtctgatggcctggagatagaaactGTCCTCAGTCTCTCGTTCCCAGCTTCGATGCACCTGCTGcactgtctccgccttctagatggcagcggggtgaacaggccgtggttaGGGtggccttgatgatcttcttggccttcctgtgacaccgggggCTGTagatgtcatggagggcaggcaatgtgcccccggtgatgcattgggctgaccgcaccaccctctggagagccctgccgtTGCGGacggtgcatttgccataccaggcggtgatacagcacgAAATAATGCTCCTAATGGTGTATCTTTAGAAGTTTGTGAGCGTCTTACGGGCCAAGACTAATTTCTTCAGCctactgaggttgaagaggcgctgttgctccttcttcaccacgttgtttgtgtgaagggaccatttcatgttgtcagtgatgtgcacgcagaggatcttgaagcttttgaccctctccactgcggcccccttgatgtgtatgggtgtgtgctttctctgctgtctcctgtagtctgcgatcagctccttcattttgttgacgttgagggagaggttattttcctaggCACCACTCAGCCTACAGCAAGGTGGGAGACTTGgcggtctcattgttgttggtaatcaggtctaccactgttgtatcgtcagcaaacttgatgattgagttggagacgtgcacgcagttatgggtgaacagggagtacaggagggggatgAGCATTCACCCCATGTTGATgatcagtgtggcggaggtgttgtggCCTAACTTCACCACCTGTGGTCAAcccgtcaggaattccaggacccagttgcacaggtagagtttcagacccagggccctgagcttagtgatgagcttggagggcactatgttgttgaaggctgagggtgtcgggtaaggtggaggtgatatgatccttaactagcctctcaaagcacttcatgatgatagtgagtgctacagggcgatagtaatttagttcagttacctttgctttcttgagtacgggaacaatggtggacatcttgaagcaagtggggacaacagactgggatatggagagattgaatatgtccgtaaacactccagccagctggtctgcacatgctgtGAGGACACGGCTTGGGaggccgtctgggccggcagccttgtgagggttaacacacttaaatgaCTTACTCATGTTGGTCACGGAGAACAAGAACATACAGTCCTCATAAGCGTCGGCTCGATGTTGTTTTTCTcgaagcgggcgaagaaggtgtttaactGGTCCGGGAGCGACGAGCTAAACACAGCTTATATTATTCAGAAGGCTCCAGGACTCCCTCTTAGGGCcaatcaattatttatttttttcatttcgtcatcaaaataacattttgCATTCGTATTAGGACTATATATTTACAGAGGAAGTCAAGTTCCAGTTAAATCTGCCCTTTGAATTTAGCCCATTACTTACTCTTTCCAATAGTCATTACAATAAGCATGTGTTGAAACTTTCATTTTTTACCAGCAAGTCCTGGTTTTATATTGTATATATAATATAGTTATTACTAATGACTGTatgcaatatactgtatgttgtattgtTGAGACAGATCGTTGTTATATAAAACATTTCTATGTTTGACACCTGTTCATAATGGGTGAGTCTTAATCTGGATGGTAAATCAATACACAATACAtttagagagatgtagagagatccaaatgGGCATCTGGCCACTGGCCTTCTGTTATAGTTTTTGCCTGTGTGGTATCAATTACACTAACATCCGATTCTACACATGCTGTACAGCTAAAACTTGTTCTCATGCGATGATTGCATCACCTCAATAGTGTATGGATGTTGCCGTAAGACAACTGAGCTTTTCCTATGCTCTTGCACTATCACTTTCTGGAGCATTAAATCATTTTGTCCAATTACGAGATCTAGGAATGTACTGTCTTTGGAGGTGTTCCTTACATCTGGTCTGTTTCACTGTATGTACAGGTAAGGTTGTAGAAAAAAGTTGCTCACTATCATATTTTGAGATGATTGTGGTCTTTCCCTCAATTTCTCTGTGTCCTATTTGGCACAAAGAAATCTTGAAGCAATGAGTTACAACCAAAGAATGTCCATGTCAGTCAGATGGACCCTCTAAATTGCCTTAGCTGTCAAGAAGAATTGTCCTTTCCCCCTATGGTTAAGCTGAACTCGGTGGCGGCCTGCCCGTTAGGGGCTGCAACCCACTGTGATTAGTCCTGAcacatttcaggaaactaggcgtatgtcgcgcgtcactacttcacaggggaGGCATTTgaacatcattttttttttatcgaaatgcgtttttgggcagaaatgccttctggaacaatCATTAATTATTATCCATGAattattatatacagttgaagttggatgtttacacacaccttagccaaatacattcaaactccgtttttcactattcctgacatttaatccgagtaaaaattccctgtcttaggtcagttaggatcaccactttattttaagaatgtgaaatgtcagaataatagtagagagaatgatttatttcagcttttatttctttcatcacattcccagtgtgtcagacgtttacatacactcaattagta
Proteins encoded in this window:
- the LOC106590353 gene encoding apoptosis regulator Bcl-2; translated protein: MMANDNPYNSRFIVEKYIHHKLLKKGFVWEFNPENDSPNNGFGEPSPPNSPEVFARRSQPSAEGVDTDSPLPNRIPQPDRHARLHRVLREAGDEIEIMYQRDFAEMSGQLHFTPSTAQRRFTAVIEELFRDGVNWGRIVAFFEFGGTMCVESVNREMTTQVDNIAHWMTEYLNGPLQNWIQENGDWDAFVEIYGQQRISVFHSWPYLKTVFGLAALGAAGVTIGALFIQK